The DNA sequence GCAAAATGAGGCAATGGCACTGAAGCGGCAACAggcaaagaaaaaagagaaaatacgAAGAAGCAGGCCAAAGTATCGCAACCAGGTGTGTTCTGTTAATGTTAAATGATTATTAGTTCCTGGAATATTAGAGGTTTAGGTGGTGCTGGAAAATTAAGTATggtaaagaattttaaaaataagtcTCGTTTGGATATGTTGGGGCTGATAGAGACAAAAAAGGAGCTGGTAACCAAGTTTGATGTTATGCGTATTTGGGGTAGAGATGGAGCTGGGTGGGAGTATGTAAGTTCAGTTGGGGCCTCCGGAGGATTGTTGCTCATATGGGATGAAACAGTGTTCAAATTGACTAATTGCTATAAAGGAGATAGATGGATGTGTGTAAAAGGGGTTGTGATAAAAGTTCACTTTCAATGTGCAGTTTGTCTGGTGTATGGACCACATGTGAGAGCTGAGAAGCTAGTAGTATGGGAAGAATTGAGTTATATTGCAGGGTTGTGCCAGGTACCGATCTGTTTTCTGGGTGACTTTAACGAAATTATGCATTtggagaaaaggaaagaagctaCTACATTATCAGCGTCCGCGGAGGATTTTAGAGATTGGATAAATGATATGGAGCTGGTTGACTTGCCGTTAAATGATCGAAGGTATACATGGTTTAGGGGGAGCTCGTGCAGTCGAATCGATAGGAGCTTAGTCACTTTGGGATGGTTAGAGATGTATCCGGGGACAAGACTAAGGGGAGGTCCAAGAGGGTTATCAGATCACTGCCCATTGATTATGGAAGAAAGCAGAAAGTTTGATGGCCCACGATCTTTCCGGAGCTTGGACTCGTGGTTTACGCATGAAGGGTTTCTACGAATGGTGAAGGAAGAGTGGAGGGAATTAGGTGATAGACAGTTCCTAGACAAGATGAAAGCGCTGTCTGTTCCAGTTCAGAGATGGCATAAGCAGCATTTTGGGAATATAGCTGAGAAGATAAGGAAGTTTGAAGAAGAGATCAAGAAGGTGGACGATATGGTAAGTAGTAGTCTGCATGATGGTACGTTGGAGTCAAGGAGAAGGGCGCTAGTGAGATGCTGTGAGAAGTGGTATGTTAAGCAGGATGTCCACTGAAAGCAAATGTCTAGGGCCCGGAATGCAAAGGAGATGGATATGAATACTAAATATTTTCACAATATCGCCTCGGCAAGAAGAAGTAATAACATATTCGAGTCATTGGTAATTAATGGGAGAGTAATAAGGAATCAAGCAAGGATAAAGGTGGCTATTCGAGACTTTTATAAGTGCTTGTACCACCAGGAAGCTTCCTCAACGGTGAGCTTTAGAGATGGTTTAGTGAACCGACTACAGAGGGAGGAAGCTGAAACCTTAGAGGTGATGCCTTCAGCAGAGGAAGGGAAGGAGGCGGTATGGGACTGTGAATCTTCGAAAGCACCAGGGAATGACGGATACAAcatgaattttataaaaaagtgTTGGGGGGAGATTGGATCAGAATTCACTACAGCTGTATTGAGCTTCTTTGAGCATGCAAGACTACAAGCAGACTCCAATGTAACATGGGTAGCGTTGGCACCAAAGTTCGTTGGGACGAAATAGATAAAAGACCTTAAACCAATTAGCATGGTTGGATGTGTGTATAAAGCCATCTCTAAATTGTTGAAACGAAGAATGAGGAGTGTAATGCCAGGATTAGTGGGAGAGTCCCAGAGTGCCTTCGTGAAAGGAAGGAAGATACACGATGGAGCTTTAATTGCATGCAAAACGGTACATCGGCTAAAACGACAAAGAAAGGCAGCAGCGATTATCAAACTGGACTTCCACAAAGCCTACGATAGAGTTAAATGGTGCTTTTTTTATACGGTGTTAGAGAAAATGGGTTTCGGCAGTACATGAAGGGCATGGGTAAAGGAGTGTATAAGGTCGGCATCCATCTCTATTCTAGTTAATGGATCCCCTTCAAAAGCATTTAAAATAGAAAGGGGACTTTGTCAAGGTGATCCGTTATCGCCATTCCTGTTTGTCTTGGTAGTGGATGTGCTCAACAGAATGATCGGCGAGGCAGTGAGAAACGGTCGCATTTCCCCACTGTTGGTCGGTAGGGATGATATTGAGTTATCACACTTACAGTTTGCAGATGACACAATATTATTATGCCCGCCAGAAGAGGGGATAGTGAGGAGTTATAAGAGACTTCTAAGGTGTTTCGAGGTTATGTCGGGACTGAGCATTAACTTTGAGAAGTCTAGCTTGATACCAGTGAATTACAGTCAGGAGTGGACCAGTCGGATGTGTCAGATGCTTGGATGCCAGGAAGCAACCCTGCCAGTGAGGTATCTTGTTATTAGCCTAGGAGCAAATCCGCGGTTAGTAAAAACTTGGAAACCGATTATagagaaagtggaagagaagCTCAGCCTATGAAAAGTGAAGGTGCTAAGTAAGGCTGGAAAGCTGGTACTCATTAATTCTGTCATAAATAGCCTACCAGTGTACTACCTGAGCCTGTATAAGATGCCGAATGTGGTTGCTCGAAGAATCATTTCTTTACAGAGGCGATTCTTCTGGGGGAAAGATGACGGACGACCTGGCATGGCTCTTGTGAAATGGGAGGTGATCCAGGCACCAAAGAAGCTAGAAGGGCTGGGAGTGGGTGATGTAGTGGTTCACAACATTGCTTTACTGTTTAAATGGTGGTGGCGTTTCTCGAAGGAGGACTGTCCGTTGTGGAAGAAGATTGTGTGTTCTTGCAATAGACTGAACCCAAATTAGTTGCTGTCTACTCAGATTTTACCAGTGAGAGAGGGTCCATGGAGAGATATATGTCATCTACAAATAAAGGAGCAAGAAGTAAGGCAGAAGATGATTGATGACCTCGCGATTGAGGTAGGGGATGGCAGGACTACTAGATTTTGGGAGGATACGTGGTTGCAAATAGAAAAACTGAAAGACTGTTATCCGAGGCTCTTCTTCATTTCGAACCAAAAAGGATCACCAATTGGGGATTGTGGGTTTTGGGATGGGATAGAGTGGGTTTAACATTTTCAATGGAGGCGGGAGCTCCGCCAGTGGGAATCAGAGACTTTAGATCAGCTGCTGCATGCCTTGCAATCTGTTAGGCTGATAGCAGAAGTGCAAGATAGAGTGGTGTAGAAATTCGATAAGGAAGGTGTTTATACGACTAATTCATTTGTGCAGATCTTGCAGGAAGCGACTATGGATGAGGAGATTCTGAGGTACAGATTCACAAAAGAGATTTGGAGAGGTTTAGTTCTGCCTAGAGTTGAGTTATTCTCTTGGTTTGCTCTGATTGGCCTGATCAACACAAAGGACCGGCTTAGTAGGTTGGATATCCTGGGACCACCTAATAATCTGTGTGTGTTGTGTAAGAAAGCAGATGAAAGTGTTCATCACCTGTTGGTAGCTTATGAGTTTTCTTGGCAAGTGTAGTGTGGATGGATTTCAGAATTTGGTCAGAAGTGGACAGCTCCCGGCACCTTGAAAGATCACTTTGAGAGTTGGAGGTACATGTCTATGAGACAGGAGGTGCGCAAGTTCTGGCTAGTTGGGTTCTTCTCTGTGATATGGAATATTTGGTTACGGAGAAATGATGTAATCTTTCAGAACAAGACAGTAGGCGTTGTAGAGTGTGTGGCACAATCGTTTCTTAGTGCTGCAGAATGGTGTGGGAACTAGCGTATATTGTTGATGACTATGCCAAAGATGACATAATAGCTAGTTAGTTTTGTTTTTACCTTTTTCCGTGTATGCTCCACTTTGAGTGTtgagctttttctttttttcaaaaaaaaaatatatatatattgttactCAAATGCTTGCATATTATATTAGAAATTGGATAAAAACCTCACTAGCAAATTTTACAAGACATTAAAAtatgaagcaaaaaaaaatgaGCTTGATAAATAAAAGACGAATagaatttcaataaaaaaaaatacattactTGATTCTaaggattttttttattctcaaataaaaaaaaattattctcccaaaaacattattcaaattttaattatccaaatttaacttttttttttgacaagTTCATCGTACTTTTAGCAAACTttataaaattcataaaattctTAGTGCTCGCGACGAACTTTAAATTTCTATGCTTTTTAATCTCTTTTGTgcttttaatttgaaaaaaaatatatactctTGAATTGTTTCTGTgcttctaatttaaaaaaaatatataccataatcaaaatttttaatttttaaaaaaattagtttagtttaatttagATGAGAAGGAAAGTTGGAGAAACAACAAGCCTGATTTCTTTAACATCATCGATGATAATGACAACTATAGTTAAATCAAATTAggttttttcaaattttaagtatTGGGGAGCACCATTCTTACTACATTATTTCTGTGTGCTCTTGtaaatttttatgttggttgctATTGCCACGGGCAATATTATCCAGTATTCAATTTTTCTTCTCACCCAATCTGATATTTATGGAGGGAGCAGAAATAAAGTTCATGCAgcgaattttataaaattagtgAGTTTCGCCAGAAGTGCGACAAACTCAACCTAAAtgtccaaaaaacaaaaaacccTATACTAAcaattaaaatctaattatttttttggaaaataaatttttttattttagaatagaaaagaatCCTGATTATTCTAATCCCTAAACTTAAAAGATAATATGCTTCCATGAGTTTGGCCCTGTATATGATGTGGCACAGCGAAAATAGCGCAGACAACGGTTTTATATCTCATCCATCGATCGTTGAGGTATCCTTAGATTTTGATCAAATGCATCCAAATTTTGCTATAGCTAAAAAACATTAGACTGACCTTGTATTTTGATGAACTCACACTAAACTCTAACGTTTAGAAAACATACTTTTGTTGGCCCGATATTTTTACGCAATTTTTTTCTGAAAATGTGTACGAAGGATCTCTATCCACTTCTAAGTTACATTATACTCGATTTAAGTaactctaaaactaaaattgatgTGTATTTAGAATCTTTGGTGGATAAGTTGACAAAATTATGGAGTGTTGA is a window from the Arachis stenosperma cultivar V10309 chromosome 3, arast.V10309.gnm1.PFL2, whole genome shotgun sequence genome containing:
- the LOC130965835 gene encoding uncharacterized protein LOC130965835, giving the protein MRSVMPGLVGESQSAFVKGRKIHDGALIACKTVHRLKRQRKAAAIIKLDFHKAYDRVKWCFFYTVLEKMGFGMDVLNRMIGEAVRNGRISPLLVGRDDIELSHLQFADDTILLCPPEEGIVRSYKRLLRCFEVMSGLSINFEKSSLIPVNYSQEWTSRMCQMLGCQEATLPVRYLVISLGANPRLPVYYLSLYKMPNVVARRIISLQRRFFWGKDDGRPGMALVKWEVIQAPKKLEGLGVGDVVVHNIALLFKWWWRFSKEDCPLWKKIILQEATMDEEILRYRFTKEIWRGLVLPRVELFSWFALIGLINTKDRLSRLDILGPPNNLCVLCKKADESVHHLLISEIRIQQLKAQLKNMKMHGLTATEYLQRIRKVDALAGIEHLLSLNEHITAITDGVSEEYAMYISSIMTRSGAISLIEAEGLLLAHEDMSETESRDGSESSQLMS